One Nicotiana tomentosiformis chromosome 4, ASM39032v3, whole genome shotgun sequence genomic window carries:
- the LOC138910028 gene encoding uncharacterized protein, which produces MAQWYQTSAVLPVGLVQPIIAIQLRERAMMSIERLKRLDKFTKLFPICFGGTPFEDSHDFLDYCHEVFLNMGIVESNRIDLVVFQMHNSAKRWWQEYVQGRRVGSSLLTWVQFSQLFLEKFIPFTQREDFCSQFEGLQQGSMTVTLYEKRFVDLSCDGDILIPTERERVKRFIDGLTYGCGDHQEDRAHQRLEAVASDAMITSIISVRHRDASLLFDPGSTYSFVSSYFAHYLDMHHDSLDIHVHISTMMGDSIVVDCVYRSYAVTIGGYETIFDLLLLCMVDFDVILGMYWLSPYHTILDYHAKTVTLDMPGLPSDISADTPTVELVSVVREFPNLFPAD; this is translated from the exons ATGGCTCAATGGTATCAGACCTCAGCAGTTCTACCAGTTGGGTTAGTTCAACCTATTATTGCTATACAACTCAGAGAGAGAGCCATGATGTCAATTGAGCGGCtgaagaggttggacaagttcaccaagttgTTTCCCATTTGCTTTggtggtacaccttttgaggactCCCATGATTTCTTGGACTATTGCCATGAGGTATTTctcaacatgggtatagtggagtccaACAGAATTGACTTGGTAGTGTTTCAGATGCATAactctgccaagaggtggtggcaggagtATGTTCAGGGTAGACGAGTAGGTTCATCTCTTCTCACTTGGGTCCAGTTCTCACAGttgttcttggagaagtttattcccTTCACTCAGAGAGAGGACTTTTGTAGTCAGTTTGAGGGACTTCAGCAAGGTAGCATGACCGTTACTCTGTATGAGAAACGATTTGTGGATTTATCATGTGATGGAGATATTctgatccctactgagagggagagggtgaAGAGATTTATAGATGGTCTTACATATG GTTGTGGAGATCACCAGGAGGATCGAGCACATCAGAG gttagaggcagttgcttctgacgcCATGATCACTAGTATTATTTCTGTGCGCCACAGGGATGCTTCAttgttatttgaccctggttccacttattcatttgTGTCATCGtactttgctcattatttggatatgcatCATGATTCTTTAGATATACATGTTCATATATCTACTAtgatgggtgattctattgtggtgGACTGTGTATATCGGTCCTATGCGGTGACcattgggggttatgagactatatttgatctcttattgctctgcatggtggattttgatgtgattttgggcatgtactggttgtcaccatatcatactattcttgattatcacgctaagactgtgacattggatATGCCGGGGTTACCAAG TGATATTAGTGCTGATACacctacagttgagttagtttCAGTAGTGAGGGAGTTCCCAAATTTGTTTCCAGCAGACtag
- the LOC138910029 gene encoding uncharacterized protein produces the protein MVFACVVSLSSLFECIKAHPYDDPHFLVLRDTVQHDDAKKVTIGDDKVLRLQGRICVSNVDVLRELILEESQFTVFHSSQGCEDVPRFEAALLWRRMKKDIVEYVAQCLNCQ, from the coding sequence ATGGTTTTTGCTTGTGTTGTATCACTGTcatctttgtttgagtgcatcaaggCACATccgtatgatgatccccacttccTTGTCCTAAGGGACACAGTGCAGCATGACGATGCTAAGAAGGTGACTATTGGAGATGATAAGGTATTAAGGCTTCAAGGCCGGATCTGTGTTTCAAATGTGGATGTgttgcgagagttgattcttgaggagtcccagttcacagtattccattcatcccaGGGCTGCGAAGACGTACCacgatttgaggcagcactattgtggcggaggatgaagaaggatattgttgagtatgttgctCAATGTTTGAACTGTCAGTAA